The following proteins are co-located in the Phaeodactylum tricornutum CCAP 1055/1 chromosome 2, whole genome shotgun sequence genome:
- a CDS encoding predicted protein, whose product MAQVESIISTNNDSSSEDAEMKALMAKWDAENGTAIDDDVDEELDDDPLDYDEALEKYRRVLFADSNAIDHIFLGTSDFDQAMTDFTQLTGIEPVMVVSLNGLGTKSARVGFNECCFLEIVGPDPKQADTPMKHKLSGIEAGKLVPLHYAVRHDETMKTIKSETLPNLGYGFDQITMVAKDRGMPWQWDMVILEDHSDGGLAPIYCHWGKSTHGASKLPQVGRLVSVKVRVRDAQSPILQLLSKVDGVDAGAAEGGQDMLAFTFTSEKGTHTFSTSSPIGIAFPKEGGLPVKHAF is encoded by the coding sequence ATGGCACAAGTGGAAAGCATCATTAGCACCAACAACGATTCCAGCTCGGAGGACGCCGAGATGAAGGCGCTCATGGCCAAGTGGGATGCGGAAAACGGTACGGcgatcgacgacgacgtggacgaGGAACTCGACGATGACCCGTTGGATTACGACGAGGCGCTCGAAAAGTATCGTCGGGTTCTCTTTGCCGACAGCAACGCCATTGATCACATATTTTTGGGTACGTCCGATTTCGATCAAGCCATGACCGATTTCACCCAGCTGACCGGCATCGAACCCGTCATGGTGGTGTCCTTGAACGGTCTCGGTACCAAGTCGGCCCGTGTGGGTTTCAACGAATGCTGTTTTCTAGAAATTGTCGGCCCCGACCCGAAACAAGCGGACACCCCCATGAAACACAAGCTGAGTGGCATCGAGGCTGGCAAGCTCGTGCCCCTCCACTACGCCGTTCGTCACGACGAGACCATGAAAACGATAAAGTCCGAGACTCTACCCAATCTTGGGTACGGCTTCGACCAGATCACGATGGTCGCTAAAGACAGGGGCATGCCCTGGCAATGGGACATGGTTATTTTGGAAGACCATTCTGACGGAGGTTTGGCCCCGATTTATTGTCACTGGGGTAAATCGACGCACGGAGCGAGCAAACTGCCACAAGTAGGTCGGTTGGTGTCCGTCAAGGTGCGTGTGCGGGACGCCCAGAGTCCCATCCTCCAACTACTGTCGAAGGTGGACGGTGTGGATGCGGGCGCCGCCGAGGGAGGACAGGATATGTTGGCGTTCACCTTTACGAGCGAAAAGGGTACGCACACGTTTTCGACGTCGAGCCCGATTGGTATTGCGTTTCCCAAAGAAGGCGGATTGCCGGTCAAACACGCATTTTAG
- a CDS encoding predicted protein encodes MVSAVTAPILTLSIGGVDFCLEPHPNEETNNGASNVPTVSYRHVPDEVCWTLTAFTGTLRVRARSPDAFRHTTDASSVPCSVTTRSLPNEPSLPAPHVTPRMAHSSSFLATKGQGNDPPSETRKRSHRAGEKKSRGDTVKRSTLDKRQRTQPSSSDEELVVLGDCQPTASSLPTLLGQPDFSQTQRSVADELDDSLTPEDRVDDIDDAQPSKVKQLMQQASSNCSVPSPSTSHTAVKDNDQGSVRSLPSFVLEDDDDDCPATRDRSTAHPWSPSADETRLQLVHQPASMKGGVCSVATNPARVSLGTPSKPAGPPQSQAPPCPRWGHTFTYIGDQQYLVYGGQTWDATTGLPQTLRDVAIYHASKKTWYTPLNCDGFCRQWHTATYLPERQLLISFGGEAASPKTGKTKTTHQVMVLDTEIMLWYPPTVSGDVPSGRSGHTATRVVHASNDTELLVVFGGVQQTKWLNTVSVLDTTRWCWSTPKTTGAAPKPRSYHTATAVRGNIVVLGGNNATQAFNTVHVLEPGSQTWTWTHPQVRGRAPVARTGHSTTLLADGKTLCVYGGWDPNDEAATDDAEMIFQDCFLLDTETWTWSQPTGETRLVHEQGTNGGARRVGHAAILDQSQPDRVVLFGGRVPGDQFSGDLQSLSVRPTAKEASRV; translated from the coding sequence ATGGTTTCCGCCGTTACGGCACCCATCTTGACACTCTCCATCGGTGGAGTCGACTTTTGCTTGGAGCCTCATCCGAACGAAGAAACGAACAACGGTGCTTCGAATGTGCCTACCGTTTCGTACCGCCACGTCCCCGACGAGGTGTGTTGGACACTGACGGCGTTCACGGGCACCTTACGGGTGCGTGCCCGCTCGCCAGACGCGTTTCGGCACACCACCGACGCGTCCTCGGTCCCGTGTTCCGTGACGACTCGATCGTTACCGAACGAACCGTCCCTGCCGGCACCGCACGTGACGCCCCGCATGGCGCACTCGTCGTCATTTTTGGCAACGAAAGGTCAAGGGAACGACCCACCGTCCGAGACACGCAAGCGTTCCCACCGGGCTGGAGAGAAAAAGTCCCGCGGGGATACCGTTAAGCGGAGTACTCTGGACAAGAGGCAACGTACCCAGCCGTCGTCGAGTGACGAAGAACTCGTCGTACTCGGAGATTGCCAACCGACGGCATCGTCGCTGCCGACGCTTTTGGGACAACCGGACTTTTCGCAAACCCAACGGAGTGTCGCCGACGAATTGGACGACAGTCTGACGCCGGAAGATCGAGTCGACGACATTGACGATGCCCAACCTTCCAAGGTCAAGCAACTCATGCAGCAGGCTTCGTCCAACTGCAGCGTGCCGTCTCCTTCCACCTCCCACACCGCGGTCAAGGACAACGATCAGGGGTCCGTCCGCTCGCTGCCCTCCTTTGTactcgaagacgacgacgacgattgcCCGGCAACGCGCGACCGTTCGACGGCCCATCCGTGGAGCCCGTCGGCAGACGAAACGCGGTTGCAGCTCGTGCACCAGCCAGCAAGCATGAAGGGAGGGGTGTGTTCGGTTGCCACAAACCCCGCCAGGGTATCGCTGGGTACGCCCTCGAAACCCGCTGGACCACCGCAGTCCCAAGCTCCCCCCTGTCCGCGCTGGGGACACACCTTTACCTATATTGGTGACCAACAGTATCTCGTGTACGGTGGACAAACCTGGGACGCAACAACCGGTCTCCCCCAAACGTTACGTGACGTTGCGATCTACCACGCCTCCAAAAAAACCTGGTACACTCCATTGAACTGCGACGGCTTTTGCCGGCAGTGGCACACGGCGACGTATCTACCCGAACGGCAGTTGCTCATTTCCTTTGGTGGCGAAGCCGCATCGCCCAAAACCGGCAAAACCAAAACTACCCATCAAGTCATGGTCCTCGATACCGAAATCATGCTCTGGTACCCGCCCACCGTCTCGGGGGACGTCCCCAGCGGACGCAGTGGACACACCGCTACCCGCGTCGTGCATGCTTCCAACGACACGGAACTCCTCGTCGTTTTCGGTGGCGTCCAACAAACCAAATGGCTCAACACGGTATCCGTGCTCGACACGACCCGCTGGTGTTGGAGTACGCCCAAAACGACCGGGGCGGCTCCAAAACCTCGTTCCTACCACACCGCCACGGCCGTCCGAGGCAACATTGTCGTGCTGGGCGGAAACAACGCCACGCAAGCGTTCAATACGGTGCACGTCCTGGAACCAGGCTCCCAAACTTGGACGTGGACGCATCCCCAAGTTCGAGGCCGCGCACCCGTGGCCCGTACGGGTCACTCCACCACACTACTAGCCGACGGAAAGACTCTGTGCGTCTACGGTGGATGGGATCCCAACGATGAAGCAGCCACGGACGATGCCGAGATGATCTTCCAAGACTGTTTCTTGCTGGACACGGAAACGTGGACGTGGAGCCAGCCGACGGGCGAAACGCGTTTGGTGCACGAGCAAGGTACGAATGGAGGGGCTCGTCGTGTGGGGCACGCTGCTATTTTGGATCAAAGCCAACCGGACCGAGTCGTGCTCTTTGGAGGACGTGTTCCGGGAGATCAATTTTCGGGGGATCTACAAAGCCTTTCCGTGCGACCAACAGCCAAAGAAGCATCACGAGTATAG
- a CDS encoding predicted protein encodes MQLHRPSNRFWGAVALSLLVLGPRESFSFLGAKQFATQLRQISSHRQREGDYTIQRTSTIRQHLHHKPSMTPTQEDEAPSVPENRPWEQRAAKPRTARRLNHAFKYLYRHVDPKRTNQTLSSEDPLSYLVHEGGYTRDQVIIMNQTFPPLLSLSVSRQLRPKMRFLKETLGLLHPTSINLPPQYFGARLERTLAPRHAFLAFHKLPHGPQLWQEDPAAAAVVHNQTTTVQPSRLSSFLVAGRKTKRFAALCQKWQQEKIMDCNEVQHPPITDKQIEAFDVLFGRGLMAAARNDLVQWNNTWPLDYINVTSAELTQLLIDHGAPPLERDHRGATLLHWAAGVGNLPGVQTLLPHFPQGVRVTTKRDHATPLHWAAAGVNAREFGTGGSVKVCQWLLTQIETSDEVKRYVNQQTRDGNSPLMWASWSGTLDTVKLLVRHRAQAVGVANRNGCTVAHWAASGGNVEVCRYLARVAGVDFSQANSGGNTPLTHAVAFGRTKVVEWLRSEGVECHNDNAAYTLAQDFVQWTDGDHRRKQILQLFQE; translated from the coding sequence ATGCAACTGCACAGACCGAGCAATCGGTTTTGGGGCGCTGTTGCGCTATCCCTTCTCGTCTTGGGCCCACGCGAATCCTTCTCCTTTCTGGGAGCGAAGCAGTTTGCCACGCAACTTCGACAAATTAGTAGCCACCGACAGCGTGAAGGCGATTATACTATTCAAAGGACTTCTACGATTCGTCAACACCTCCATCACAAGCCTTCCATGACCCCCACTCAGGAAGATGAAGCACCGTCGGTCCCCGAGAATCGGCCGTGGGAACAGCGAGCAGCCAAACCCCGCACGGCACGACGATTGAATCACGCCTTCAAGTACCTTTACCGGCACGTGGATCCGAAACGAACGAATCAGACACTTAGTTCCGAAGATCCTTTATCCTATCTTGTACACGAAGGCGGTTACACCCGTGATCAAGTCATTATTATGAATCAGACATTTCCACCTTTACTATCTTTGTCGGTCTCTCGGCAACTGCGGCCCAAAATGCGCTTTCTCAAGGAAACATTGGGTCTTTTACATCCAACTTCCATTAATCTACCGCCGCAGTATTTCGGGGCCCGTTTGGAGCGAACGCTCGCACCACGGCACGCATTCCTAGCCTTCCACAAGCTTCCTCACGGACCACAACTTTGGCAGGAGGACCCAGCGGCTGCTGCAGTTGTACACAACCAAACGACGACTGTACAGCCTTCCCGACTGTCATCCTTTCTTGTTGCGGGTCGTAAAACAAAACGATTTGCCGctctttgtcaaaaatggCAACAAGAGAAAATTATGGATTGTAACGAGGTTCAACATCCACCAATTACCGATAAACAAATTGAAGCATTTGACGTCTTGTTTGGGCGTGGGCTCATGGCGGCGGCTCGCAACGACCTTGTACAATGGAACAATACCTGGCCATTGGATTATATCAACGTGACTTCGGCTGAACTCACGCAGCTTTTGATCGACCACGGAGCCCCGCCGTTGGAACGGGACCATCGTGGTGCCACGTTGTTGCACTGGGCGGCCGGTGTTGGTAATTTACCCGGCGTCCAGACGCTGTTGCCTCATTTCCCCCAAGGCGTAAGGGTCACAACAAAACGGGACCACGCAACTCCCTTACACTGGGCGGCGGCTGGTGTCAATGCCCGAGAATTTGGGACTGGCGGGTCCGTCAAAGTTTGCCAATGGTTACTCACCCAAATAGAAACAAGTGATGAGGTCAAACGCTACGTCAATCAGCAAACACGGGATGGAAATTCGCCCCTCATGTGGGCCAGTTGGTCGGGGACCCTAGATACCGTGAAGCTTTTGGTGCGTCATCGTGCGCAAGCGGTTGGTGTCGCCAATAGGAACGGATGTACGGTGGCGCATTGGGCTGCCTCTGGTGGCAACGTCGAGGTATGTCGTTATTTGGCAAGAGTGGCCGGCGTGGACTTTTCCCAAGCCAATAGTGGTGGCAATACTCCTTTGACGCACGCAGTGGCGTTTGGACGCACAAAAGTCGTGGAATGGTTGCGTAGCGAAGGTGTCGAGTGTCACAATGATAATGCCGCTTACACTTTAGCGCAAGATTTTGTGCAATGGACGGATGGAGATCATAGAAGAAAGCAAATACTGCAGCTCTTTCAGGAATAG
- a CDS encoding predicted protein — protein MLHTPASPSGSVGSLKRDKEETDFDFDHDEGFIIPLQMYSNTGSRMRNTALTPPSRRKFPWMWTMLVFLTLISIAFAFWSELLEAFPTITIHSNIANHERQSGVFPIQPVASASRRGSGAPVAVVVDTRESAGEQQQTIMTTEAAAFPPPKLSGIPLHAAQALACRQSVINFVINATDGKDECEGLKKAFERTCSNDGYEDSDSKDKAGRRKHRNMSEKLWDKSIPKVDRWHESVFYLSQTLRRIGDWLMWKEPAPFFLAEDEVATDETWQTARFLVKEDLDRVVYRDILHSWATLDCQIRPELCQARVRRKLDESIESSFANDGNKEVQHSNHTHSGGGLSLDLPFASGHVSEKVMGEALMLQQGDKLIEKATNHTSTNAAKSEAAASSKAVSDASAAVSAVLNDPSSIEARTCCASILNVYHDNCSTDVDDQVSDSRLFFVVFVMALCGMVKSLIRHFKILWLPEAAGCIIVGVLSGYGMLLLPHHDISFDGNWFLRILVPPIIFEAAISIDKRAFNRHIVPILIYAVAGTLVATVLTASILHRGTTMLSDWCYPIPYVEALAFGALISSIDPIAVLSVLSNMGMTDTDTIYVVIFGESLLNDGVAIVLFHTLVHFLDETLVIDRAAVIAAVIHFVVVAFGSFLIGVASGMLCTVYYWIFHGCQTPLVEVLMFFCWALLPYYVCDGIGWSGIVSVVAAGFVMDLYIVGDEHGESEIGDTREPSPKVESARKRGQIFSPMGQLSNEAKTHIGFVTEIISTMMETAIFAYLGLFLFSHRYHWNIWHTLISITACCLSRGIMIPCLSWVANFILRMQQNRPSCRMQQSAGRKSPQSAGVVIDKKMQLVLWFAGLRGAMSFALVEHIPLYDEVSGIGTRLKPELKAMTSACIMFTVFVLGGRTYHMMEYLGIAPSASARKQQQNPSPLELTALMTSKSYEDSMEIEDDSSRTPSRPGHVFRRQRHKEPMPEGE, from the exons ATGCTGCACACCCCGGCGTCTCCATCTGGAAGTGTTGGATCGTTGAAACGAGATAAGGAGGAAACtgattttgattttgatcaCGACGAGGGCTTCATCATACCGTTACAGATGTATTCTAACACAGGTTCACGCATGCGGAACACCGCTCTGACTCCACCGTCCCGGCGCAAGTTTCCCTGGATGTGGACAATGCTTGTGTTCCTAACATTGATTAGCATAGCCTTTGCTTTCTGGAGCGAGCTCCTGGAAGCCTTCCCGACTATTACGATACATTCAAATATCGCCAATCACGAAAGACAAAGTGGAGTTTTTCCGATCCAACCCGTTGCGTCCGCTTCACGACGAGGCTCTGGCGCGCCGGTTGCGGTCGTTGTCGATACGCGGGAATCGGCGGgagaacaacaacaaacaataATGACGACTGAAGCGGCTGCATTTCCACCTCCGAAATTGTCGGGAATTCCTTTGCACGCCGCCCAGGCACTAGCTTGTCGCCAGTCCGTAATTAACTTCGTCATCAACGCGACGGACGGCAAGGATGAATGCGAAGGATTGAAAAAAGCCTTCGAGCGTACGTGCAGCAATGACGGTTACGAAGACTCCGACTCTAAAGATAAAGCAGGGAGACGCAAGCACCGTAACATGAGTGAGAAACTATGGGACAAATCAATACCCAAAGTAGATCGATGGCACGAGTCGGTGTTCTACCTTTCGCAAACGCTTCGCCGGATAGGTGACTGGCTTATGTGGAAAGAACCTGCCCCCTTCTTTTTGGCCGAAGACGAGGTTGCCACGGACGAAACTTGGCAAACTGCTCGCTTTCTCGTAAAAGAAGATTTAGACCGCGTTGTATACCGAGATATTCTGCATTCTTGGGCAACGCTGGATTGTCAGATCAGGCCTGAGCTTTGCCAAGCAAGAGTACGCCGAAAACTCGATGAAAGCATCGAGTCCTCCTTTGCCAATGATGGAAACAAGGAGGTACAACACTCGAACCACACACATTCTGGTGGTGGATTGTCTCTAGATCTTCCTTTCGCCAGCGGCCATGTTTCGGAAAAGGTCATGGGTGAAGCTCTCATGCTTCAACAAGGAGATAAGCTCATTGAAAAAGCCACCAATCACACGTCGACAAATGCAGCTAAATCGGAAGCGGCAGCCTCTTCCAAGGCTGTATCGGATGCGTCTGCTGCAGTATCGGCCGTCCTGAACGATCCTTCGTCTATTGAAGCCAGGACGTGTTGTGCGTCCATTCTGAACGTCTATCATGACAACTGCAGTACCGATGTAGACGATCAAGTCTCAGACAGCCGGCTTTtttttgtcgtgtttgtCATGGCTTTATGTGGAATGGTGAAAAGCCTGATTCGTCATTTCAAAATTCTGTGGTTGCCCGAAGCTGCAGGCTGCATCATTGTCGGAG TATTGAGTGGATACGGTATGTTGCTGTTGCCACACCACGACATTAGCTTTGATGGAAACTGGTTTTTGCGCATATTGGTACCACCAATCATCTTTGAAGCTGCAATCAGCATTGACAAGCGAGCTTTCAACCGCCACATTGTGCCAATTCTGATTTACGCAGTTGCTGGTACACTGGTGGCGACTGTTTTGACAGCATCAATTCTTCATCGAGGCACGACGATGCTGTCAGACTGGTGTTATCCTATTCCTTACGTTGAGGCCCTTGCTTTTGGTGCGCTGATTTCATCTATTGATCCAATTGCTGTCTTGAGTGTGTTAAGTAACATGGGAATGACAGATACAGATACAATATATGTCGTGATTTTTGGGGAGTCGTTATTGAATGATGGCGTCGCAATTGTTCTCTTTCATACGCTTGTGCATTTTCTTGACGAAACACTTGTGATTGATCGGGCAGCCGTGATAGCTGCCGTCATTCATTTTGTGGTGGTAGCGTTTGGCTCATTTTTAATCGGTGTCGCATCAGGTATGCTCTGTACCGTCTACTACTGGATTTTCCACGGATGTCAGACTCCGTTGGTGGAGGTGCTAATGTTTTTTTGTTGGGCACTCTTGCCCTATTATGTTTGCGACGGTATTGGCTGGTCCGGCATTGTCTCTGTAGTAGCTGCCGGGTTCGTGATGGATTTGTACATCGTCGGTGACGAGCATGGCGAGTCTGAGATCGGAGACACGAGAGAACCTTCGCCGAAAGTCGAGTCGGCTCGAAAGCGTGGCCAGATCTTCTCGCCTATGGGACAACTATCGAATGAAGCCAAGACACATATTGGCTTTGTCACGGAAATCATTTCGACGATGATGGAGACTGCTATTTTTGCTTATCTgggccttttccttttcagcCATCGTTATCACTGGAACATATGGCACACCTTGATCTCGATTACGGCGTGTTGTCTTAGTCGCGGCATTATGATTCCGTGTCTGAGCTGGGTTGCCAATTTTATTTTACGTATGCAACAAAATCGGCCGTCTTGTCGAATGCAGCAATCGGCAGGACGAAAAAGCCCGCAGTCGGCTGGTGTTGTTATAGATAAAAAGATGCAACTGGTCTTGTGGTTTGCTGGGCTACGTGGGGCAATGTCTTTTGCATTAGTCGAGCACATTCCGTTGTACGATGAAGTCAGTGGTATCGGAACACGTCTCAAACCGGAACTCAAGGCCATGACTTCTGCGTGCATTATGTTTACGGTATTTGTTTTGGGGGGTCGTACCTATCACATGATGGAATACTTGGGTATTGCACCCTCCGCCAGCGCACGAAAACAACAGCAGAATCCGTCACCACTTGAGTTGACGGCACTTATGACGTCCAAGAGCTACGAAGACTCAATGGAAATTGAGGACGACTCGAGTCGAACACCGTCAAGGCCCGGTCATGTCTTTCGAAGACAACGGCACAAAGAGCCGATGCCCGAAGGTGAATGA